A portion of the Actomonas aquatica genome contains these proteins:
- the glgB gene encoding 1,4-alpha-glucan branching protein GlgB — MTLTPAQIDTLLTAKEAQPHSVLGLHLGKKGKSAGLVGRAFVKDAVSCELIDLEADKAIPMEQIDEAGLFDVFIPRRRKVFRYQLRVQYPSGEMRQFFDPYSFLPTLGEQDLYLFNEGTEHCIYTKLGAHLREMDGVAGVSFAVWAPSAKRVSVVGNFNQWDGRYFPMRPLGASGVWELFIPGLGEGELYKFELLDQGGNIHLKTDPYGTYFEAPPGNASIVHNTRKHEWGDGEWIAQREAQAKQIDRPISIYEVHLGSWKRQVEDGGRPFNYRELAPMLADYAIDMGFTHIEVMPLAEHPFEGSWGYQVTGFYAPTHRFGSPDDFAFFVDHLHQRGLGIILDWVPAHFPRDSFALAEFDGTHLYEHADPRQGAHMDWGTLIFNFGRHEVRGFLIANALAWLDRYHIDGLRVDAVASMLYLDYSRNEGEWIPNKFGGRENLEAIDFLRETNRLVHDYYPGVLMIAEESTAFAGISKPVDEGGIGFDFKWNMGWMHDTLRYFEKDPIHRKWHQNDLTFGALYQWSENFITVFSHDEVVHGKNSMLYKMGAWHIPEKAANLRALYAHMWAWPGKKCLFMGCEFGQSHEWKYAGSLDWHLCQYLDHEGIRLLVRDLNKLYRDEPALSSRDLDPTAFRWIAAHDTEASIISYVRSDAEEQTLIFTVGHFTPTAREGYRIGVPRRGRWVEVINTNSEYYGGTGVGNGGEVHTEDVEADGCAQSLVLTIPPLSTTIFKWTAE; from the coding sequence GTGACTTTGACCCCTGCGCAAATCGATACCCTCCTCACTGCCAAAGAAGCCCAACCGCACTCCGTGCTGGGGCTCCATCTCGGAAAGAAGGGTAAAAGCGCCGGCCTGGTGGGCCGCGCGTTCGTCAAGGACGCGGTGAGCTGCGAGCTGATCGATCTCGAGGCAGACAAAGCCATCCCGATGGAGCAGATCGATGAGGCGGGGTTGTTCGACGTATTCATCCCGCGGAGACGCAAGGTGTTTCGCTACCAGTTGCGGGTGCAATACCCCTCGGGCGAGATGCGGCAGTTTTTTGACCCCTACAGCTTCCTGCCGACGCTGGGTGAACAGGACCTGTATCTGTTCAACGAAGGCACCGAGCATTGCATCTACACGAAACTCGGCGCGCATCTGCGGGAGATGGACGGCGTGGCGGGCGTGTCGTTTGCAGTGTGGGCCCCGAGTGCCAAGCGCGTCTCGGTGGTGGGTAACTTCAACCAATGGGACGGCAGGTATTTTCCGATGCGCCCGTTGGGTGCCTCGGGCGTGTGGGAGTTGTTCATTCCCGGTCTCGGCGAGGGCGAACTCTACAAGTTCGAGTTGCTCGATCAGGGCGGCAACATCCACCTCAAGACCGATCCCTACGGCACCTACTTTGAGGCGCCTCCCGGCAACGCCTCGATCGTGCACAATACCCGCAAACACGAGTGGGGCGATGGCGAGTGGATCGCGCAGCGGGAAGCGCAGGCCAAGCAGATCGACCGGCCGATCTCGATTTACGAGGTGCACCTCGGCTCGTGGAAACGGCAGGTGGAGGATGGCGGTCGTCCCTTCAACTACCGCGAACTGGCGCCGATGCTGGCCGACTACGCCATCGACATGGGTTTCACTCATATCGAAGTGATGCCGCTGGCGGAGCACCCGTTTGAGGGCTCATGGGGCTATCAGGTGACCGGTTTCTACGCGCCGACCCATCGGTTTGGCTCGCCGGACGATTTTGCCTTCTTTGTCGATCATCTGCATCAGCGCGGACTCGGCATCATCCTCGACTGGGTGCCGGCGCATTTCCCGCGCGACAGCTTTGCGCTGGCGGAGTTTGACGGCACGCACCTCTACGAGCACGCCGATCCGCGTCAGGGCGCGCACATGGACTGGGGCACGTTGATCTTTAATTTCGGCCGCCATGAAGTGCGTGGTTTCCTCATCGCCAATGCGTTGGCGTGGTTGGACCGCTACCACATCGACGGCCTGCGGGTCGACGCGGTGGCCTCGATGCTTTACCTCGACTATTCGCGCAACGAAGGGGAGTGGATCCCCAACAAGTTCGGCGGGCGCGAGAATCTCGAAGCGATCGACTTCCTGCGCGAAACCAATCGCCTGGTGCACGACTACTATCCGGGCGTGTTGATGATAGCCGAGGAGTCGACCGCCTTTGCCGGCATCAGCAAGCCGGTGGACGAAGGCGGCATCGGGTTCGATTTCAAGTGGAACATGGGATGGATGCACGACACCCTGCGCTACTTCGAGAAGGATCCCATCCACCGCAAGTGGCACCAGAACGACCTCACGTTTGGCGCGCTCTACCAGTGGTCGGAAAACTTCATCACGGTGTTTTCCCACGACGAAGTGGTGCACGGGAAGAACTCCATGCTCTACAAAATGGGCGCGTGGCACATCCCGGAAAAGGCGGCCAACTTACGCGCGCTTTACGCCCACATGTGGGCATGGCCGGGCAAAAAGTGTCTCTTCATGGGCTGCGAGTTCGGCCAATCGCACGAATGGAAATATGCCGGTTCGCTCGATTGGCACCTGTGCCAATACCTCGACCACGAAGGCATTCGCCTGCTGGTGCGCGACCTCAACAAACTTTACCGCGACGAGCCCGCGCTCAGTTCGCGCGACCTCGATCCCACGGCGTTCCGCTGGATCGCGGCGCATGATACCGAGGCGAGCATCATCTCCTACGTGCGCAGTGACGCCGAGGAGCAGACGCTCATCTTCACCGTGGGCCATTTCACGCCCACGGCCCGCGAAGGCTATCGCATCGGCGTGCCGCGCCGTGGTCGCTGGGTGGAGGTGATCAACACCAACAGCGAGTATTACGGCGGAACTGGCGTCGGCAACGGCGGCGAAGTGCATACGGAAGATGTAGAAGCCGACGGCTGCGCGCAGAGCCTTGTGCTCACCATTCCGCCGCTAAGCACCACGATCTTCAAGTGGACGGCGGAGTAA
- a CDS encoding PEP-CTERM sorting domain-containing protein (PEP-CTERM proteins occur, often in large numbers, in the proteomes of bacteria that also encode an exosortase, a predicted intramembrane cysteine proteinase. The presence of a PEP-CTERM domain at a protein's C-terminus predicts cleavage within the sorting domain, followed by covalent anchoring to some some component of the (usually Gram-negative) cell surface. Many PEP-CTERM proteins exhibit an unusual sequence composition that includes large numbers of potential glycosylation sites. Expression of one such protein has been shown restore the ability of a bacterium to form floc, a type of biofilm.), producing the protein MRVSPRFVFTLALCAGLGATAHSQVLVRATSSINLAGSLQVLDTDHTSSSSPAASASSERSDYFYLLPESWGTVNSLQVVYTAFSLTLAGDARGSDITGTSPSNQFGAQTTLDVNVEATDNSILFNPGFASLGAGDTNFHTASFGETIDPVLSSGIQNVNPALLTTRYYLTDALAPSYGNIFAYTEFDAVTGIIDTALAQNPSVQANASFIGTVYLVYEFEASSAFLDAYGDIGTIELNPSMSAVPEPGTYAAMAGAAALGFGIWRRRRTKTLCKG; encoded by the coding sequence ATGCGTGTCTCTCCTCGTTTTGTATTTACCCTCGCGCTCTGTGCCGGGCTTGGTGCCACCGCCCACAGCCAAGTCCTCGTCCGCGCCACCAGTTCCATCAACCTGGCCGGAAGTCTCCAGGTTCTGGATACGGATCATACCTCGTCCAGCTCGCCGGCGGCTTCGGCGAGCAGTGAACGGAGTGACTATTTTTATCTGCTGCCAGAAAGCTGGGGCACGGTGAACTCACTGCAGGTCGTGTATACCGCCTTCAGCCTGACCTTGGCCGGCGATGCGCGTGGCTCCGACATCACCGGCACGTCGCCGAGCAACCAGTTTGGGGCGCAGACCACGCTCGATGTGAATGTGGAGGCCACCGACAATTCGATTCTCTTCAACCCGGGGTTTGCCTCGTTGGGCGCGGGCGACACCAATTTTCACACGGCATCGTTTGGTGAAACGATCGACCCCGTATTGTCATCGGGGATACAGAACGTGAACCCGGCGTTGTTGACCACGCGCTATTATCTCACGGATGCGCTCGCTCCCAGTTATGGAAATATCTTTGCCTACACGGAGTTCGATGCCGTAACCGGCATCATCGACACCGCGTTGGCGCAGAACCCGTCGGTGCAAGCCAACGCCAGTTTCATCGGCACGGTGTATTTGGTTTACGAATTCGAGGCGTCCAGCGCGTTTCTGGACGCCTACGGTGACATTGGAACAATCGAGCTGAATCCGTCGATGTCGGCCGTGCCCGAGCCCGGCACCTATGCGGCGATGGCCGGCGCAGCCGCGCTGGGTTTCGGCATCTGGCGCCGACGTCGGACGAAGACCCTGTGTAAGGGTTAG
- the rpe gene encoding ribulose-phosphate 3-epimerase: MKPLHAPLLAPSLLAGDHAALGESAEVVPAHGLHWLHVDIMDAHFVPNLTFGPEVVAALRRRPALKDTFFDTHLMLDEPHRYVEAFAQAGSDQITIHIEPDYDHAATLRQIRELGCKNGIVLNPDTPASAVEHLLDQVDLVLVMTVQPGFGGQSFRTAMMPKLEQLDTWRRERGLNFRLQVDGGVDLKTGPLCHAAGADTFVAGTAFFKAADRAAFAATVASW; the protein is encoded by the coding sequence GTGAAGCCACTGCACGCTCCTCTCCTCGCCCCCTCTCTTCTTGCCGGCGACCACGCCGCCCTCGGCGAAAGCGCCGAAGTCGTGCCCGCCCACGGCCTCCATTGGCTGCACGTCGACATCATGGATGCCCACTTCGTGCCCAACCTGACCTTTGGTCCCGAAGTCGTCGCCGCCCTCCGCCGCCGCCCCGCACTCAAAGACACCTTCTTCGACACGCACCTCATGCTCGACGAGCCCCACCGCTACGTCGAAGCCTTCGCCCAGGCCGGATCCGACCAGATCACCATCCACATCGAGCCCGACTACGACCACGCCGCCACCCTGCGCCAAATCCGCGAACTCGGCTGCAAAAACGGCATCGTGCTCAACCCCGACACCCCGGCCAGCGCAGTCGAACACCTCCTGGACCAAGTTGACCTCGTGCTGGTCATGACGGTGCAACCCGGCTTCGGCGGCCAGAGCTTCCGCACCGCCATGATGCCGAAGCTGGAGCAGCTCGACACCTGGCGCCGCGAACGCGGACTCAACTTCCGCCTCCAAGTCGACGGCGGCGTCGACCTCAAAACCGGCCCCCTCTGCCACGCCGCGGGCGCCGACACCTTCGTCGCCGGCACCGCCTTCTTCAAAGCCGCGGACCGCGCCGCCTTCGCCGCCACCGTGGCGAGCTGGTAA
- the lptE gene encoding LPS assembly lipoprotein LptE, producing MARLRDRLPSAASLLLLACLSLLGLSGCAHYSLGTGATEPLAFSTLYVEPVSNEAALPQAVALVTRELRTALLRDGRVTLAPDAASADAVLSVNLFDYGRTLTAVQPNDTALARKFDLALGAQCTLVNQRTGEPIFKNRTVRVTRQIFVDDGQNPAEYQALPHLADQLADWVAHAVLDVW from the coding sequence ATGGCTCGCCTTCGTGACCGGCTCCCCTCCGCCGCGAGCCTCCTGCTGCTTGCCTGCCTGAGCCTGCTCGGCCTCTCCGGCTGCGCCCACTACTCGCTCGGCACCGGCGCCACCGAGCCGCTCGCGTTCTCGACCCTCTACGTCGAGCCGGTCAGCAACGAAGCCGCCTTGCCGCAGGCCGTCGCCCTCGTCACCCGCGAGCTCCGCACCGCCCTGCTCCGCGACGGCCGTGTCACGCTCGCCCCCGATGCGGCCTCCGCCGACGCCGTGCTCTCCGTCAACCTCTTTGACTACGGACGCACCCTCACCGCCGTGCAGCCCAACGACACCGCCCTCGCGCGCAAATTCGATCTCGCCCTCGGCGCCCAGTGCACCCTCGTCAACCAGCGCACCGGCGAACCCATTTTCAAGAACCGCACCGTGCGCGTGACCCGCCAGATCTTCGTCGATGACGGTCAAAATCCGGCCGAATATCAGGCCCTGCCCCACCTCGCCGATCAACTCGCCGACTGGGTCGCGCACGCCGTGCTCGACGTCTGGTAA
- a CDS encoding tetratricopeptide repeat protein — MLPLSMRRLSAFFSLALVLVLSAAGTRAELVWTPGEGWRIEGGALSGLVGADARNALETMNRARTAEEAGNTRTALRAYRRVTKNYPNSIYSSEASYRTAKIYLQRRQLYKAFETFQQIMTRYPNSDRFNEVLGEQFQIATRLMEGERNYNWGWLPSFRSRERAITYFEWVVANAPYSDYAPLALMNNAKLHRRLNNTPYAIDALDRLINNYSQSLLAPDAYLELAKTHSSLVDGPAYDQESTREAITYFEDFMILFPEDDGLAEAQEGLDEMKSVFAESKMILADYYFKYRKNYKGARVFYNEAITAFPGSEVADRARSQLDIIDSIEAEREALAQGEQPATKPTKRKKFLGIF, encoded by the coding sequence ATGCTCCCACTTTCAATGCGTCGTCTCAGCGCCTTTTTCTCCCTCGCCCTTGTCCTTGTTCTGTCCGCCGCCGGCACCCGCGCCGAGTTGGTGTGGACTCCCGGCGAAGGCTGGCGCATCGAGGGCGGTGCTCTCTCCGGCCTCGTCGGTGCCGATGCCCGCAACGCCTTGGAGACCATGAACCGCGCCCGCACGGCCGAGGAAGCCGGTAACACCCGCACCGCCCTGCGCGCCTACCGTCGCGTCACCAAGAACTACCCGAACTCGATCTACTCGTCCGAGGCTTCTTACCGCACCGCCAAGATCTACCTGCAGCGTCGCCAGCTCTACAAGGCCTTCGAGACCTTCCAGCAGATCATGACGCGCTACCCCAACAGCGACCGCTTCAATGAAGTCCTCGGGGAACAGTTCCAAATCGCCACCCGCCTCATGGAAGGCGAGCGCAACTACAACTGGGGCTGGCTGCCGAGCTTCCGCAGCCGCGAACGCGCCATCACCTATTTCGAGTGGGTCGTCGCCAACGCCCCCTACAGCGACTACGCGCCGCTCGCGTTGATGAACAACGCCAAGCTGCACCGCCGCCTCAACAACACCCCTTACGCCATCGATGCGTTGGACCGGCTCATCAACAACTACAGCCAGAGCCTCCTTGCCCCCGACGCCTACCTCGAGCTCGCCAAAACCCACTCCTCGCTCGTCGACGGTCCCGCCTACGACCAGGAGTCCACCCGCGAAGCCATCACCTATTTTGAGGACTTCATGATCCTCTTCCCCGAAGATGACGGCCTGGCCGAAGCCCAGGAAGGTCTCGACGAGATGAAGTCCGTGTTCGCCGAGAGCAAAATGATCCTCGCCGACTACTACTTCAAATACCGCAAGAACTACAAAGGCGCCCGCGTCTTCTACAACGAAGCCATCACCGCCTTCCCGGGTTCCGAGGTCGCCGATCGCGCTCGCTCGCAGCTCGACATCATCGACTCGATCGAAGCCGAGCGTGAGGCCCTCGCCCAAGGCGAGCAGCCCGCCACCAAACCGACCAAGCGTAAGAAGTTCCTCGGCATCTTCTGA
- a CDS encoding beta-ketoacyl-ACP synthase III yields MASDTPFAILGTGSFAPERVMTNADLADLVETSDEWIITRTGIRERHIASEGEMTSDLAAKAAQAALDDAGLSIEQIDLIIVATVTGDMPMPATACIVQAKLGARPEAACFDVQAACSGFIYALDTAWAMLQSGRYRHAIVIGAEKFSSVLDWSDRSTCVLFGDAAGAVVIGPQPAGSTAEIRGAKLYSEGGNTNLLCIPGGGSNHPTPAAGDPPRHVQMRGREVFKFAVREMKDAARDILEQHGVSPDEVNCVIPHQANLRIIDAIAQYLELPVDRFFVNLDRYGNTSAASIPLALDEARRVGRIKPGDLTLFVAFGAGLTYGSALVRW; encoded by the coding sequence ATGGCCTCTGACACCCCTTTCGCCATCCTTGGCACCGGCTCCTTCGCGCCCGAACGCGTGATGACCAATGCAGATCTCGCCGACTTGGTGGAGACCTCCGACGAGTGGATCATCACCCGCACCGGCATCCGTGAGCGCCACATCGCCTCCGAAGGCGAGATGACCTCCGACCTCGCCGCCAAGGCCGCCCAAGCCGCCCTCGACGACGCCGGTCTCAGCATCGAACAGATCGACCTCATCATCGTCGCCACCGTCACCGGCGACATGCCGATGCCCGCCACCGCCTGCATCGTGCAGGCCAAACTCGGGGCCCGCCCCGAAGCCGCCTGCTTCGACGTGCAGGCCGCCTGCTCCGGCTTCATCTACGCCCTCGATACCGCCTGGGCCATGCTCCAGTCGGGTCGCTACCGTCACGCCATCGTGATCGGGGCCGAAAAATTTTCTTCCGTCCTCGACTGGTCGGATCGCTCCACTTGCGTGCTCTTCGGCGACGCCGCCGGCGCCGTGGTCATCGGCCCTCAACCCGCTGGCTCCACCGCGGAGATTCGCGGGGCGAAGCTCTACTCCGAGGGCGGCAACACCAATTTGCTCTGCATCCCGGGGGGCGGTTCCAACCACCCGACACCCGCCGCGGGCGATCCCCCCCGCCATGTCCAGATGCGTGGCCGCGAGGTGTTTAAGTTCGCCGTGCGCGAAATGAAGGACGCCGCCCGCGACATTCTGGAACAACACGGCGTCTCACCGGACGAAGTGAACTGCGTCATCCCGCATCAGGCCAACCTGCGCATCATCGACGCCATCGCCCAATACCTGGAGCTTCCCGTCGACCGCTTTTTTGTGAACCTCGACCGCTACGGCAATACCTCCGCTGCCTCGATTCCGCTCGCTTTGGATGAGGCCCGTCGGGTCGGCCGCATCAAACCCGGCGACCTGACTCTGTTCGTCGCCTTTGGGGCGGGCTTGACCTACGGTAGCGCGCTGGTTCGCTGGTAA
- the plsX gene encoding phosphate acyltransferase PlsX — protein sequence MENFSADTRRIALDAMGGDMGPTEVVAALQLALREFSDLCPVTIVGNEAELTPLLQQANLLDHPKVALLHASEVITMGDEVMTAIKRKRDSSMIKAIELVKNGEARAVVSSGNTKILVSAGTLKLRTLAGVERPALSPVIPREGGHFILIDAGANPDARVTHLVHNAILGSHYAQLELGVERPRVGLLTIGTEEGKGNSLINGTHESLKALGDLVNYVGPVEGFQVFFDHVDVIVCDGFTGNICLKSWESLSKFFRNELKAQMLSTPVRRLGGLLAKGAFTGLRHRIQPERYGGAPLLGLRGTVLKAHGSANRYALMNAIGDASEFIRVDFTSRIESDIERANKILRPEPADAKTP from the coding sequence ATGGAAAACTTTTCAGCTGATACCCGCCGTATCGCGCTCGACGCGATGGGCGGGGACATGGGCCCGACCGAAGTCGTCGCGGCCCTCCAATTGGCCTTGCGGGAGTTTTCGGATCTTTGCCCCGTTACCATCGTTGGTAACGAGGCAGAGCTCACCCCGCTGCTCCAGCAAGCCAACCTGCTCGACCATCCCAAGGTCGCCCTGCTCCATGCGAGCGAGGTGATTACGATGGGCGACGAGGTCATGACCGCGATCAAGCGCAAGCGTGACTCGTCCATGATCAAGGCCATCGAGTTGGTCAAAAACGGCGAGGCGCGCGCGGTCGTTTCCAGCGGGAATACCAAGATCCTCGTCTCCGCCGGCACGCTCAAACTCCGCACTCTTGCGGGCGTTGAGCGCCCCGCCCTTTCCCCGGTCATCCCGCGCGAAGGCGGCCACTTCATTCTCATCGATGCCGGTGCCAACCCCGATGCGCGTGTCACCCACTTGGTGCACAACGCCATCCTCGGCAGCCACTACGCCCAACTCGAGCTTGGCGTCGAACGCCCCCGCGTGGGTCTGCTCACCATCGGCACCGAAGAGGGCAAGGGCAACAGCCTCATCAACGGCACCCACGAGAGCCTCAAGGCGCTCGGCGATCTCGTAAACTACGTGGGGCCAGTCGAAGGCTTCCAAGTCTTCTTCGACCACGTTGACGTCATCGTTTGCGACGGCTTCACCGGCAACATCTGCCTCAAGAGCTGGGAATCGCTCTCCAAGTTTTTCCGCAACGAGCTCAAGGCGCAGATGCTCTCCACCCCGGTGCGTCGCCTCGGCGGCCTGCTCGCCAAGGGCGCGTTCACCGGCCTGCGTCACCGCATCCAACCCGAACGCTACGGCGGCGCCCCCCTCCTCGGCCTCCGCGGCACGGTCCTCAAGGCCCACGGTTCCGCCAACCGCTACGCGCTCATGAACGCCATCGGCGACGCCAGCGAATTCATTCGCGTCGATTTCACCAGCCGCATTGAAAGCGACATCGAACGCGCCAACAAAATCCTTCGCCCCGAACCGGCGGACGCCAAAACCCCCTGA
- the rpmF gene encoding 50S ribosomal protein L32, with protein sequence MAQPKRKQSKRRSAHRRAANAFKAPELAIDPTDGSAVRPHRVNPNTGMYRGRQVLDVNV encoded by the coding sequence ATGGCCCAACCGAAACGCAAACAGTCCAAACGACGCAGCGCTCACCGCCGCGCCGCCAACGCATTCAAGGCGCCCGAACTCGCCATTGATCCCACGGATGGTTCCGCCGTCCGTCCGCACCGCGTGAACCCGAACACGGGCATGTATCGCGGCCGCCAGGTGCTCGACGTCAACGTCTGA
- a CDS encoding undecaprenyl-diphosphate phosphatase codes for MRLLFATIFLSLVTYLAAQPDVSSTSASAPQPVEEAQQAMSKTDAVILGIVEGITEFLPISSTGHLIITNTALGLDNDAQLVDADGQLLWAEAPSAENPAGEPLTLKLAADTYIVVIQVGAIAAVVFIFWPSLMLMLQGVRGQSREGLLLLRNIALAFFPVVIVGLAFDDWIDANLFSIWTVIAALVVGAGFMVFAERWRKKHLPASAPAAAAEKRPCDLSPREAVQVGCVQCLALWPGMSRSMVTMVGGYFCGLAPARAAEFSFLVGLPVLGGAALYKGLKAGPAMVAVFGWSEMLIGGLVAAVAAAAAVRFLVAYLQKFGLGAFAIYRVVLAIVLALWMLD; via the coding sequence GTGCGTCTTCTTTTTGCCACCATCTTTCTTTCGCTCGTGACCTACCTGGCCGCGCAACCCGACGTTTCGTCCACCTCTGCGTCCGCCCCTCAACCCGTGGAGGAAGCCCAGCAGGCCATGAGCAAAACCGACGCGGTCATTCTCGGTATCGTGGAAGGCATCACCGAGTTCCTGCCCATCTCTTCCACCGGCCACCTCATCATCACCAACACCGCCCTCGGGCTCGACAACGACGCCCAGCTTGTCGACGCCGACGGCCAGCTCCTCTGGGCCGAGGCCCCGTCGGCTGAAAACCCGGCTGGCGAGCCGCTCACCCTGAAACTGGCCGCCGACACCTACATCGTGGTCATCCAAGTCGGCGCAATTGCCGCCGTGGTCTTCATTTTCTGGCCCTCCCTCATGTTGATGCTGCAGGGCGTGCGCGGCCAATCCCGCGAAGGCCTGCTCCTCCTGCGCAACATCGCCCTCGCCTTTTTCCCGGTCGTGATCGTCGGTCTGGCCTTCGACGACTGGATCGACGCCAACCTGTTTTCGATCTGGACCGTCATCGCCGCGCTCGTCGTGGGCGCCGGATTTATGGTTTTCGCCGAACGTTGGCGCAAAAAACACCTGCCCGCCTCCGCTCCGGCTGCCGCCGCCGAAAAACGCCCCTGCGATCTCTCTCCACGCGAAGCCGTGCAAGTCGGTTGCGTGCAATGCCTTGCCCTTTGGCCCGGCATGAGTCGGTCCATGGTGACAATGGTCGGCGGCTACTTCTGCGGCCTCGCCCCCGCTCGCGCCGCCGAGTTCAGTTTTCTGGTCGGCCTGCCCGTGCTCGGCGGCGCAGCCCTCTACAAGGGTCTCAAGGCCGGCCCCGCCATGGTCGCCGTGTTCGGCTGGAGCGAGATGCTGATCGGTGGCCTCGTCGCCGCCGTAGCCGCCGCCGCCGCGGTGCGCTTCCTCGTCGCCTATTTGCAAAAATTTGGCCTTGGCGCCTTCGCCATCTACCGCGTCGTGCTCGCCATCGTGCTGGCGCTGTGGATGTTGGATTGA
- the trpD gene encoding anthranilate phosphoribosyltransferase → MSDLASLTEQLRAAQDLQDDQIQTAADALAAETEDAQIKADFLSAWSDKGESAAEIAALARAFRAKAVDPGVERFSAEAIDIVGTGGDHSGGFNISSMVVLTLASAGVKVMKHGNRGMTSACGSADLLSALGAQLDAPAAKLRVALDELGYCFFFAPAYHPAFKHIVPVRKALAAQGRRTVFNILGPTINPGRPAHVMLGVFSPDWVDRMAEVLNRLETTAGLVAHGVLGEGKGIDEVTTATRNQVRGVGRVQDLQAEWTAADFGLEPCDFSELQGGDVEHNVGIVNAVLDGKGPRGLVDTITLNAAIGLWVTGKVDSVRDGLPAARECLLGGGVRAKIAATKEFFSA, encoded by the coding sequence ATGTCAGACCTCGCTTCGTTGACCGAACAACTGCGCGCCGCGCAGGACCTGCAGGACGATCAAATTCAGACGGCGGCCGATGCCCTCGCGGCGGAGACGGAGGACGCCCAGATCAAGGCCGACTTCCTGAGCGCATGGTCGGACAAGGGCGAGTCGGCGGCGGAGATCGCCGCGCTGGCGCGCGCCTTTCGGGCCAAGGCGGTCGACCCCGGGGTGGAGCGTTTTTCGGCCGAAGCCATCGATATCGTGGGCACAGGCGGCGATCATTCCGGCGGTTTTAATATTTCAAGCATGGTCGTTCTGACCCTCGCCAGTGCGGGCGTGAAGGTGATGAAGCATGGCAATCGCGGCATGACGTCGGCCTGCGGCAGTGCGGACCTGTTGTCGGCCTTGGGCGCGCAGCTCGATGCCCCGGCGGCCAAATTGCGCGTGGCGCTCGACGAACTCGGCTACTGTTTCTTTTTCGCGCCGGCTTACCATCCCGCGTTCAAACACATCGTGCCGGTGCGCAAGGCGCTGGCAGCGCAGGGGCGGCGCACGGTCTTCAACATCCTCGGCCCAACGATCAACCCGGGGCGTCCGGCGCACGTGATGTTGGGCGTATTCTCTCCGGATTGGGTAGATCGCATGGCGGAGGTGCTCAACCGGCTGGAGACGACCGCCGGTCTGGTGGCCCATGGTGTCCTCGGCGAGGGCAAGGGGATCGACGAAGTCACGACCGCCACGCGCAACCAGGTGCGCGGCGTGGGGCGAGTGCAGGATTTGCAGGCAGAGTGGACGGCGGCGGACTTCGGTCTCGAGCCGTGCGACTTCAGCGAACTGCAGGGCGGTGATGTCGAACACAACGTGGGCATCGTGAACGCTGTGCTCGATGGCAAAGGACCGCGGGGACTGGTCGACACGATTACGCTGAACGCCGCGATCGGCCTGTGGGTCACGGGCAAAGTCGACAGCGTGCGGGACGGTTTGCCGGCGGCGCGCGAATGCCTGCTGGGCGGTGGGGTGCGCGCCAAGATCGCGGCCACGAAGGAATTTTTCAGCGCATGA